The Gloeomargarita lithophora Alchichica-D10 genomic sequence GATGGCTGTAGCTGTTATAAAACTATAAAATTCCATCTCATTTTATTGAGGATTGCAACGGATTGTACTTGCGCTAGAAATCTCTCTGGTAGGATAACGTTTACTGATCTGGGAGGGGTCATGGCTGACAAGGTTAGGCATTTAAGCGTACGTCTCAGCGATGATGAAAATCAAGCGCTAGAGTGCTATTGCGATCAAACAAGCCAATCTAAGACGGAAGTGATCCGTGAATTTATTCGTTCTTTGGTGTACCCCGCCTCAGCTAATTCTAGCCCAAAATCCACCTGAACCACCCCCAGAAGAATCCTGGTTAGCGTTGATTTCCCTGGTGGCCAGTTTGGTGCAGGGGCTGATTTTCCTATTGGGATTTACATTTTCGGGGTTGGTGTTGATCGGGCAGGGATTGGCTTCCCTATTTTCCCTGGCGTTGGGATTGGTTTGGACACCGTTACAAGGGATTTTGACGGCTCTGGTGTTGCCGTTTTTTGCGACCGGGGTGGGCATGATGATTCCGGTGGTGGTTATTGTAATTGTGGTGCTCGTTTTGGCGGCTTAAACGCTATGACTAAGGCATTAGCTAATGGGCACCTGCTCGATAATACTTAATTTCTGCTTTTTCTCAAGGTGAAAACCCTACCCCATTTTGCTGTAGCTCTAAGCATTGGATACAAAAAACCCCCAGGGTTGGGGGCTGCGATTAAAAATTTGAGCCGAATTTTAGAATTGCTTAAGCGGTTGGTTAGTAGTCGAAGTCGCCGCCGCCGGGGGCTGATGGTGCTTTGTCCTTGGGTTCGGGTTTGTCCACCACGATACATTCGGTGGTCAAGACCATCCCGGCAATGGAGGCGGCGTTTTGCAGGGCAGAGCGGGTGACCTTGGCGGGGTCAACGATCCCGGCCTCGATCATGTTGCTGTAGGTGCCCTGGGCGGCATCGTAACCCACATCAAAGGCTTTGTCCTTCACCTGGTCGGCGATCACTGCCCCGTTTACGCCAGCGTTTTCGGCGATCCGCATCAGGGGTGCGGTCAATGCCCGACTGACGATCAATGCCCCGGTCAACTCTTCGTTGGTCAGGGTGCCCTTCGCCCAGCTTTCCAGTTCGGGAGCCAGGTGCGCCAGGGTAGTACCGCCCCCAGGGACGATACCTTCCTCCACGGCGGCCTTGGTGGCGTTGATGGCATCCTCCAGGCGCAATTTCTTGTCCTTCATCTCGGTTTCCGTGGCCGCCCCGACTTTGATCACCGCCACACCCCCGGCCAGTTTCGCCAGACGTTCTTGCAGTTTTTCCTTGTCGTAGGAGGAATCGGTTTCCTCAATTTGCTTACGGATTTGCTCACACCGGGCTTTCACCGCCACTTCATTGCCTTCGGCGATCAGGGTGGTGTGGTCTTTGGTGATGTTCACCCGCCGGGCTTTGCCCAGCATTTCCATCCGCACACTGTCGAGCTTGGAGCCGGTTTCTTCGGAAATCACCTGCCCACCAGTCAGTACGGCGATGTCCTGCAACATGGCCTTGCGCCGGTCACCAAACCCAGGGGCTTTGACGGCGGCCACGTTCAACACCCCCCGCAGTTTGTTCACCACCAGGGTCGCCAGGGCTTCTTTTTCAATGTCCTCGGCGATGATCACCAAGGGCCGCCCCGCCCGTGCCACCTGCTCCAGCACCGGCACGAGGTCCTGCACCAGGGCAATTTTCTTGTCGGTAATCAGCAACAACGCCTCTTCCAACACCGTTTCCATCCGCTCCGGGTCGGTGGCAAAGTAGGGGGAAATGTACCCCTTGTCAAAGCGCATCCCTTCGGTGACTTCCAGTTCGGTGCTGGTGGATTTGCCCTCTTCCAGGGAAATCACGCCTTCTTTGCCCACCTTGTCCATGGCGGCGGCGATCATTTGCCCCACCTCTTCGTCATTCCCGGCGGAGATGGAGGCCACCTGGGCAATGGCTTTGGAGTCTTCCACTTGACGGGCGTGGCTGGCAATTTTTTCCACCACAAAATTGGTGGCTTTGTCAATCCCCCGTTTCAGGGCAATCGGATTGGCACCGGCGGCCACATTCCGTAAACCCTCTTTGACCATGGCATGGGCCAATACTGTGGCGGTGGTTGTGCCATCCCCGGCCACATCGTTGGTTTTGGAGGCGGCTTGGCGGATCAAGGCCACACCGGTATTTTCCACGTGGTCTTCCAGTTCGATTTCCTTGGCAATGGTCACCCCGTCATTGACAATTTGGGGGGCACCAAATTTCTTTTCCAACACCACGTTGCGCCCCTTGGGGCCGAGGGTGACGGCTACCGCTTCGGCGAGGATGTCCATGCCCCGCTCCAGGGCACGACGCGCCTCTTCGTAATAGAGAATTTTCTTAGCCATGAGTAAAAACCTCCTTCGGTTACTGAACGGTAGCGAGAATGTCTTTTTCCGCCAGCAGGACGTATTCCTCACTGCCGATTTTGATTTCCGTGCCAGCGTACTTGGAGTACAGCACTTTGTCGCCGACTTTGACTTCCAGGGCTTGGCGTTCCCCATCCTCATCCCGTTTGCCAGGGCCAACGGCGGCCACTTCGCCGATTTGGGGTTTTTCCTTGGCGGTGTCGGGCAAAAGGATGCCCCCGGCGGTTTTTTCCTCGGATTGACTGACTTTCACCAGTACCCGGTCACCCAATGGGGTTACGGTGGATACATTCAAGGTGATGGTTGCCATAAACGATGCTCCCAATGTCACTAAAATTGAACCTGATGTGCAAATGCAGATAGTTAATTACCTGGACTAGCACTCTCGGCCTTCGAGTGCTAATTTAGCGTACCCAGGGGCGGTGCTTGGGTACGGGTTCCCGAACTGACGGCTGTGTAAATCAGCGCAAAGTTTTGTGGGGAAGTATTGCGAAGGGTGGGGTGCAGGGGGGAGAGCGGTTTTAGGATGGGGGTGATTTGACTGGAGTACTGCCCATGAATCCCCTACTTTTGACGGTGCCGACGACGGTGCCCTGGTCTTCGAGTGTGGCTTTGGTGATGATCGGTTGCAATCTGTTTGCGGTGGCGATTGGCTACTACGCCATCCAGGCCAAGGGGGTGGGGCCGGCCTTGCCGTTGCCGGAATTATTCAAGGGGTTTGGCCTGCCGGAGTTGTTGGGGACGGCGGCCTTGGGTCATGTGCTGGGGGCGGGGATGGTGCTGGGTTTAGCCAATTCGGGATTGTTGTAATTGAATCTGTGACATGAATCCGCAACCCCGGCTTCCTACAATAGAAATAGTTGTTTTCGGGGGTGCAGGCGATGCAAGGGGGAATCCGGGTCGGTGCGTTGTTTGGGATTCCCCTGTACCTTGACCCGTCTTGGTTTGTGATTGCCCTGTTGGTGACCTGGGGCAATAGTTTGCGGTGGCGAGAGTTATACCCGGATTGGCCGGGGAGTTGGGTGTGGGGCGTGGGGTTATTGTTGGCGTTGGGCTTGTTCGGCTCGGTGCTGTTGCATGAGTTGGGGCATAGTTTGGTGGCCAAAGCCCAGGGGGTGAAGGTGCGCTCGATCACCCTGTTTTTGTTTGGGGGGGTGGCGACCCTAGAGCGGGAATCCCGGACACCGATGCAGGCGTTGCGGGTGGCGGTTGCGGGGCCGGTGGTGAGTTTGGGGCTGGCAGGTATTCTGGGGGCAATGGTGTGGTTACTAGGGGGGGAACGTCTTTTATTGGAGCTTAGCCAAGCCCAAGATGAAACGCTTCGCCCTATCCTCACCGCTTTTACAGAAAAGATTGGCCTCAAACGTGTTGTCATCAGTGCTATTGCCTGGAATTTAGCAAGTATCAATCTTGTTTTAGGTGTGTTCAACCTGCTCCCAGGATTACCCCTTGATGGAGGGCAGGTCTTGAAAGCCTGTATTTGGCAGGTGACGGGCAGTCCGTTCAGGGGGGTGCAGTGGGCGGCTGGGTCGGGTTGGATACTGGGGATATTAGGGATGGTGTTGGGAGTGCTAACTCTGTTTAGTGGGGGTATTTGGCTATTCCTAATTGGTTGGTTTATGGCGATTAATGCCCAGACCTACCGCCAGTACAGTGTTTTACAAGAAATGCTTCTCAAAACCCTGGTGCATCAAATTATGAGCCGGGAGTTTCGGGTGTTGGGGGCGGAATTGTGTTTGCGGGATTTTGTGGATTTGTACTGCTTGCCTGCCCAGACCCCGGAGATTTATTTTGCGGAGGCGGATGGCCGTTACCTGGGGTTGGTGGATAGCGGGCGCTTGTCTCGGATTGAACGCAGTCAATGGTCGAGTGCATCCCTGGCAACCATCGTGATTCCCCTGGATGAACTCCCCAAGGTGCGGGAGCAGGATAATTTGGCACAGGCAATTATTGCCCTGGGGGATGATCATGCTTGGCTGTTGGTGCGTTCCCCGGTGGGGGGGGTGCAGGGCTTGGTTCTGCGGGGGGATGTGCTGAAACCCCTGGCGCCCTTTTTGGGGTTGAGCGGGTCGGATTTGGAGCGGGTGAACCGGGAGGGGCGGTATCCCCAGGGCTTAAACCTGGTGCCTTTGGCGCAAAAAGCCCTAGAAATGGCGGCCGCTCTCCCAGAAACCCAGCATTAACCCAAAATCAAGCCACCCAGTTGTGCGCCACGTATTCGGCTAAGTCCACCACCCGCTGGGAATAACCCCATTCGTTGTCATACCAGGCGACAACTTTCACCAGGGTGCCATCCATGACCATGGTTAAGGCCGCATCCACGATGGAGGAGGTGTCGGTACCCCGGTAATCGCTGGACACCAGGGGTTCTTCGTTGTACCCCAAAATACCCTGCAAAGCTCCTTCGCTGGCTTGTTTCAAAGCGGCATTCACCTCTTCGGCAATGGTGGGCTGGCTGACCTCCACCACCAAATCCGCCAGGGACACGTTGGGGGTGGGCACCCGGAAGGCGATGCCGTTGAGTTTGCCGTTCAATTCGGGTAACACCAAGCCCACCGCCTTGGCCGCCCCGGTGGAAGTGGGGACGATATTCACCGCCGCCGCCCGTGCCCGCCGCAAATCCCGGTGGCTGGAGTCCAACAGCCGTTGGTCGCCGGTGTAGCTGTGGGTGGTGGTCATCATGCCTTTGACAATGCCAAATTGCTCGTGGATCACCTTCACCACCGGGGCGAGGCAGTTGGTGGTACAACTGGCATTGCTAATGATGTGGTGTTGCTGGTGGTCGTAGTCGGTATGGTTGACCCCCATGACAAAAGTGCCGATGCCTGCCCCTTTCCCCGGTGCGGTGATCATCACTTTTTTGGCACCGGCGTTGAGGTGTTTGCTGGCACCTTTTTCATCCACAAAAACCCCGGTGGCTTCGATAATTAGATCAATACCCAGTGCCTTCCAGGGTAGGTTTTCCGGGTTGCGGTCGGAATAGCATTTGCAGGTTTTACCATTGACCGTAATCGAATTTTCATCACTGGTAATTTGGGCATCCCAACGCCCCAACATGGAATCATACTTGAGTAAGTGGGCGTTGATTTTCGGGTCGGAAGTGTCGTTGATTGCCACAACCTCCAGCCCAGTGGTCGCCCGTCCCGCCCAACAGCGCAGGAAGTTGCGCCCGATGCGGCCAAAGCCATTAATTGCAACCTTAATCACGGTAGTCCTCAACGGTGATGATGGCGTGAATTTGCCCTACATCTTACCACCGTTTGGGCTTTCGCACCGGGGATCAAGGGGAAAGGGGACGACTTTTTCCCTAACGGCGATTGGTCGGGGAAAAGGCCGGGGTGACCGAATATGCGAGTACATTCCCTCGCCGGAAAATTCCTGGTATGATAACGCCTGAACCCCGTTGTGGTGTCGTAAGGAGTCCAGATGCCACCCCGCACCCTCGATCTTTCTGGCCGCCCCTTTCATTTTATTGGCATTGGGGGCATTGGGATGTCGGCGCTGGCGCATATTCTGGTCAGCCGGGGGGTGGCGGTGTCCGGTTCGGATGTGTCGGTGAATGGCATCAGTGCCCGTTTGGAAACCCTGGGGGTGCGGGTGACGGCGCAGGATGGTTCGGCTCTGCGGGAGTGGGGGGAGGTTTTACCCCAGGTGATTTGTTCCACGGCGATTAGTGACTCCAACCCGGAATATCAACTGGCGCAGGCGTTGGGTTGCCCTCTATTTCATCGTTCCGAAGTGTTGGCCGCGCTTGCCCAGCAATATGACAGTATTTTGGTGGCGGGTACCCACGGCAAGACGACCACCAGCAGTTTAATTAGCCATATCCTGTTGCACGCTGGCTATGACCCCACGATTATTATTGGCGGCGAAGTAAGCACCTGGGGGGGCAATGCGCGCCTGGGTCAAGGGCGATTTCTGGTGGCGGAGGCGGATGAATCCGACGGCACCCTGGTCAACCTGCGGGGACGGGTGGGGGTGATTACCAACATTGAACTCGACCATACGAATCACTTTGCCTCCCTGGCGCAGGTGGTGGCAACGTTTCGGGCTTTTGCCCAGCATTGTGGGTTAATGGTCATCTGTGCCGATTGTGCTACGGCGGCGCAGGTGGGGCAGGAATTGGCCACCCCGGTTTTGACCTATGGGTTAAACGTCCCGGCCACTTATACGGTGACGGAGGTGCAGTACGCCCCAACCGGGATCACCGCCCAGGTGTGGGAGCGGGAGCAGGTTTTGGGAACGCTTTCTCTGCCCCTATTCGGCCAACATAATTTGAAAAACACCCTGGCGGCGGTGGCCGTCTGTCGGGAATTGGGGCTGGCGTTTCCCTTGATCCAGGAGGCCGTCACCACGTTTACCGGGGCACGGCGGCGGTTTGAATTGCGGGGGCAGGGCGGGGGAATTGAATTTTATGACGACTACGCCCACCATCCCAGCGAAATCCGGGCGACTTTGAATGCGGCACGCCAGCGGTGGCCCCAGGGGGAACGCCGGTTGGTGGTGGTGTTTCAGCCCCATCGCTACAGCCGCACGGCCAGTTTACTGACGGATTTTGGTCCGGTATTTGCCGAGGCGGAGGTGGTGATGACGCTGGATATTTACGGGGCGGGGGAGGCCAATCCTACGGGCTTGACGGGGGAAGATTTTGCCCAGCAGGTGCGCCAATATCACCCGGCGGTGACCTATGCCCCCACCCTGGAGGCGGCGGAACATCATTTGCAAGCATTATTGCAACCGGGGGATGCGGTGTTGTTTTTGGGAGCCGGAAACTTGAATCGGGTGATTCCTAGCCTGTTGGCGTTTTATCAGCCGAGTGACCCCCTCACGGTGGGATGACCCCAACGGAACTGTGCCGGGAGCAGGCGGCCTTGGCGGAATTGACCACCTACCGGGTAGGCGGGCGGGCGCAGTGGTTGGCGGTGCCCCGGTGTCAGGATGAATTGCTTACGGTTGTGGCTTGGGCAAACCAGCAACATCTGCCGGTGACGGTGGTAGGAGCCGGTTCTAATTTGCTAATCAGCGACCGAGGGCTGACGGGATTAGTCCTCTGCACCCGGTATCTGCGGGGGGTGCAGTGGGATGAAACCACGGGGCAAATGACGGCGGCGGCGGGGATGCCCTTACCTCAGTTGGCCTGGGATGCGGCCCGCCGGGGGTGGCACGGCCTGGCCTGGGCGGTGGGGATTCCTGGTACGGTGGGGGGTGCCGTGGTGATGAATGCGGGGGCGCAGGGGGGCTGTACGGCGGATTACCTGGTTGCGGCGCAGGTTTGGCGGGAAGGGGCAATCACCACCTGTACTACAGCAGAATTAGCTTACGGTTACCGTGCTTCCAGTTTGCAAATTAGTAAGGGGCTGGTGTTGTCCGCCCGTTGGCAATGTACCCCCGGCCATGACCCGCAACTTTTACTCCAACAAACCAGTGAGTATTTGCACCACCGGCGCAGTACCCAGCCCTACCATTTACCCAGTTGTGGCAGTGTGTTTCGCAATCCAGTGCAGTACAAAGCGGGTTGGTTGATTGAGCAAAGTGGCTTAAAGGGCTATCAAATCGGCCAAGCCCAAGTTTCCCCCCTGCACGCTAACTTTATGGTCAATTTGGGGGGGGCAACGGCGCAGAATATTTACGATTTAATCCATCATGTGCAAGCGGTGGTCGCCGAACAGTGGGGGATTGAATTACACCCAGAGGTGAAATTTTTAGGGGAGTTTAGCCATCGCCCAGTTTGAATCTACCTTATTATCCAGTTAGACCGATACCCCAAACCCTCAGTGCATTTGAGCTACTTTAATTCTGGTTCAAGAGTTGGTTGCGAGTCGGGCAATAATAGTTCCGTTCGATCAGCAATTTTCTGGGCTAGATCCTTGAAATCCCAGTACACTAGCTTGACAGCATCAATATGAGAACCGATTGCCCCATCCGCAGGTTTAAGATGAAAAATGGGTTTATGAGACTCCTGAGCCATTGGCATTAAACTTTGATAGTGTTTAAGTAAGGCTAAGCGATTTGGGTCGCTTGATGGCGTTAAGATAATTTCATTTGGTTCTTGAATAACTTGGGTATTATAAATATCTGGAATTCGTTCAATCCATTTTTGGAATGCCTTTACAGGACGGTCAAATCGAACACCATGTTGAAGAATAACATATCCCACAGGTTGCATTTTCCCTGTTGGTAGAGCGAGGTTTGAGACTGGGTTCTTGAGGATACGTTCTTGCCATTCTTCTCTCCAGCGTCTTACGGTTGGCCCAAGGTTTTTTAGTCCTTGCAATGAGAAAATATCTGGGGAAAGAGGAACTACAATGTAGTCTGAGGCGATAAGTGCCGCTCGGTTAATTGCTCCTAAGTTAGGACCTAAATCAACCAAGACAACATCAGCACTAGCACTAGATGCGGCTTGACTCAATACGCGCCAAAACGCCGAGATAACTCTGAATGCTCGTTCTTTGCGATCAAGGCAATCAGACCACTGGGAGGACAATTCGTCTTCAAACCCAGACAGTTGTAAATCGCCAATTAAAAGGCTTAATCCATCTTCTATCTTTTCTGAATTTGGAGTTGCAATATCACCAATACCACTTAATAAAGGTCTGACGCATTGAAAAATAGTATTGTAGCTATGGGTATTGCTACCTTCCCATACCTCTTCTAATCGATCTTCATTTAGAAAAGCTGCCGTTAAATTAGCTTGAGGGTCTAAATCTGCGGCGATTACTTTTAACCCTAAATCAAAGTACATCCAGGCTAAATGATAGACAAGAGATGTTTTTCCAACTCCTCCCTTATTGTTGAAGAAGGCAATGATTGGTGCGGTCATGGTTGCCTCCTAACAACTACCAATGTATGAGTATCATTAAAAGAAAATTCAGGAGGGGGATTACCATTTTTCTCCAATGCGCATTTTGCGGTGGGGATACCATAACCAAAACGTTGTACATATCCTAAATCTTTCATCACTCCCGCTAAGTGTGGATTGCGATAGTCTGTAACGCCATGACCAAAGTTTTCTGGGTTAACCTGCCCAAATAGCCCGCCTGGATTGGAAATTTCAATGCGATCGCTAAACCAATATACCTTTACTGGTGCATTTGTTTGTTCATAGGAGCGATGCATCACTGCATTTCTGACAAGTTGCCGTAGGGCTTCAATGGGATAATCTGGGTGCTGTAGTTCAAGGCTCTGACTGGTAATATCTGAAGCAATTGAAATATTCACTTGTAGGGTTTCATCTAGTATGCGGAGAATATCCAGTAGTGATCCACTAATTTCTTTCTGATCTTTAATGGGATTGCCCAATTCAGTGCCATCTATTCTCAGAAATTGAATATAGTGTCCCGGAACAAATTGCCTTGCATCTTTACCAATAATCAAAATTCCTAAAACGGTTGGGCAAGACTCTGGTGGGGGAGTTGCAAATCGAACTGAAGCTAATTGTTGATGGGGCGATCGCTGATTTTCCTCTAAAACTTCTGGTGCCAATGCTGAAGTTAAATATTCACGCTGAAAAATATCTAAATTCAAATCATCAATAGAAGCGGAAACCAAAGGACACAAATCAAAAGGTAAGTCTCTGGCGCGTCTTTTTTCATTAAGGCGACGTTCTTCTTCATGTGTAGCTGTGGCGCGTCTAGGGCCAACTCGAATATATGTCCGTCCGTCGAATCTAACCGGAGGAGCATCTGACGGTTCCACAATAACAACTGCTAATTCACAGCNNNNNNNNNNNNNNNNNNNNNNNNNNNNNNNNNNNNNNNNNNNNNNNNNNNNNNNNNNNNNNNNNNNNNNNNNNNNNNNNNNNNNNNNNNNNNNNNNNNNNNNNNNNNNNNNNNNNNNNNNNNNNNNNNNNNNNNNNNNNNNNNNNNNNNNNNNNNNNNNNNNNNNNNNNNNNNNNNNNNNNNNNNNNNNNNNNNNNNNNNNNNNNNNNNNNNNNNNNNNNNNNNNNNNNNNNNNNNNNNNNNNNNNNNNNNNNNNNNNNNNNNNNNNNNNNNNNNNNNNNNNNNNNNNNNNNNNNNNNNNNNNNNNNNNNNNNNNNNNNNNNNNNNNNNNNNNNNNNNNNNNNNNNNNNNNNNNNNNNNNNNNNNNNNNNNNNNNNNNNNNNNNNNNNNNNNNNNNNNNNNNNNNNNNNNNNNNNNNNNNNNNNNNNNNNNNNNNNNNNNNNNNNNNNNNNNNNNNNNNNNNNNNNNNNNNNNNNNNNNNNNNNNNNNNNNNNNNNNNNNNNNNNNNNNNNNNNNNNNNNNNNNNNNNNNNNNNNNNNNNNNNNNNNNNNNNNNNNNNNNNNNNNNNNNNNNNNNNNNNNNNNNNNNNNNNNNNNNNNNNNNNNNNNNNNNNNNNNNNNNNNNNNNNNNNNNNNGGTTGCTATATTTAGAGTACGTTTACTAACTTGCAATACCGGAAACGGCAAAATCTTTCCTTCAGAGCGTATATTGGCAAGGCTCAAGAGAAGCTCGTCTGTAATAGACAAGTTGGCGCAGGTGCCGTCATCATTAACTCCTACCAAAAGAACTCCAGGTTTTTTGTGGTTGGGTAGATCGTTAGCAAAAGCACAAATCGCCTGTCGTATTTTTTTCATGTCTGAAATTGACGCTTTACGCTCGACTCTATCAGACTCAAGATTACTTAGAAGTGTTACCAACTCTTGATCATCCATGCATCAGTCTCTCAAGTCTTTCTTATTAATCATAATCATTAAGGGTAGAGTTGCGATAAATCGGTCTAACAACCGCATTGTACTGGAATGCTCCAAGACGTTGGTTGAATTGCAAAGGTTATTTGTATCCGGTGAGCACAACCGTTGTGCGGGTGAAGCATAACAATACATTCAAAAAAAACTCTAACAAACTTCCCCCCGGCTATCGGGAAATTGATGGCTATAAAACTGGGCATACCGACCCCCCTGGGTGAGCAATTCCTCATGGGTGCCCATCTCCGTGATTTGCCCCTGCTCCAGCACCACAATCCGATCCGCCCGCCGTACCGTCGAAAGCCGGTGGGCAATGATCAACACGGTTCGGTCTTGCATCAAGCGTTCCAGGGCTTCTTGCACCAGCACCTCCGATTCCGAATCCAGAGCAGAGGTAGCCTCATCCAGGATGAGAATCTTGGGGTCTAACAAAACCGCCCGGGCAATCGCAATCCTTTGCCGCTGGCCGCCGGACAAATTTACCCCCCGCTCCCCCACCAACGTGTGATACCCCTGGGGCAGGGCAGCAATAAACCCGTGGGCATTGGCCACCCGCGCCGCCCGCTCCACCATCCCCAAATCCCAATCCGTCTGACCAAAAGCAATATTCTGGGCAATCGTCCCGGAAAATAACAGGGTTTCCTGGGGCAC encodes the following:
- the murB gene encoding UDP-N-acetylmuramate dehydrogenase; the protein is MTPTELCREQAALAELTTYRVGGRAQWLAVPRCQDELLTVVAWANQQHLPVTVVGAGSNLLISDRGLTGLVLCTRYLRGVQWDETTGQMTAAAGMPLPQLAWDAARRGWHGLAWAVGIPGTVGGAVVMNAGAQGGCTADYLVAAQVWREGAITTCTTAELAYGYRASSLQISKGLVLSARWQCTPGHDPQLLLQQTSEYLHHRRSTQPYHLPSCGSVFRNPVQYKAGWLIEQSGLKGYQIGQAQVSPLHANFMVNLGGATAQNIYDLIHHVQAVVAEQWGIELHPEVKFLGEFSHRPV
- the groES gene encoding co-chaperone GroES, producing the protein MATITLNVSTVTPLGDRVLVKVSQSEEKTAGGILLPDTAKEKPQIGEVAAVGPGKRDEDGERQALEVKVGDKVLYSKYAGTEIKIGSEEYVLLAEKDILATVQ
- the murC gene encoding UDP-N-acetylmuramate--L-alanine ligase gives rise to the protein MPPRTLDLSGRPFHFIGIGGIGMSALAHILVSRGVAVSGSDVSVNGISARLETLGVRVTAQDGSALREWGEVLPQVICSTAISDSNPEYQLAQALGCPLFHRSEVLAALAQQYDSILVAGTHGKTTTSSLISHILLHAGYDPTIIIGGEVSTWGGNARLGQGRFLVAEADESDGTLVNLRGRVGVITNIELDHTNHFASLAQVVATFRAFAQHCGLMVICADCATAAQVGQELATPVLTYGLNVPATYTVTEVQYAPTGITAQVWEREQVLGTLSLPLFGQHNLKNTLAAVAVCRELGLAFPLIQEAVTTFTGARRRFELRGQGGGIEFYDDYAHHPSEIRATLNAARQRWPQGERRLVVVFQPHRYSRTASLLTDFGPVFAEAEVVMTLDIYGAGEANPTGLTGEDFAQQVRQYHPAVTYAPTLEAAEHHLQALLQPGDAVLFLGAGNLNRVIPSLLAFYQPSDPLTVG
- a CDS encoding ATP-binding protein encodes the protein CELAVVIVEPSDAPPVRFDGRTYIRVGPRRATATHEEERRLNEKRRARDLPFDLCPLVSASIDDLNLDIFQREYLTSALAPEVLEENQRSPHQQLASVRFATPPPESCPTVLGILIIGKDARQFVPGHYIQFLRIDGTELGNPIKDQKEISGSLLDILRILDETLQVNISIASDITSQSLELQHPDYPIEALRQLVRNAVMHRSYEQTNAPVKVYWFSDRIEISNPGGLFGQVNPENFGHGVTDYRNPHLAGVMKDLGYVQRFGYGIPTAKCALEKNGNPPPEFSFNDTHTLVVVRRQP
- a CDS encoding site-2 protease family protein → MQGGIRVGALFGIPLYLDPSWFVIALLVTWGNSLRWRELYPDWPGSWVWGVGLLLALGLFGSVLLHELGHSLVAKAQGVKVRSITLFLFGGVATLERESRTPMQALRVAVAGPVVSLGLAGILGAMVWLLGGERLLLELSQAQDETLRPILTAFTEKIGLKRVVISAIAWNLASINLVLGVFNLLPGLPLDGGQVLKACIWQVTGSPFRGVQWAAGSGWILGILGMVLGVLTLFSGGIWLFLIGWFMAINAQTYRQYSVLQEMLLKTLVHQIMSREFRVLGAELCLRDFVDLYCLPAQTPEIYFAEADGRYLGLVDSGRLSRIERSQWSSASLATIVIPLDELPKVREQDNLAQAIIALGDDHAWLLVRSPVGGVQGLVLRGDVLKPLAPFLGLSGSDLERVNREGRYPQGLNLVPLAQKALEMAAALPETQH
- a CDS encoding AlbA family DNA-binding domain-containing protein; this encodes MDDQELVTLLSNLESDRVERKASISDMKKIRQAICAFANDLPNHKKPGVLLVGVNDDGTCANLSITDELLLSLANIRSEGKILPFPVLQVSKRTLNIAT
- the psaK gene encoding photosystem I reaction center subunit PsaK; this encodes MNPLLLTVPTTVPWSSSVALVMIGCNLFAVAIGYYAIQAKGVGPALPLPELFKGFGLPELLGTAALGHVLGAGMVLGLANSGLL
- the groL gene encoding chaperonin GroEL (60 kDa chaperone family; promotes refolding of misfolded polypeptides especially under stressful conditions; forms two stacked rings of heptamers to form a barrel-shaped 14mer; ends can be capped by GroES; misfolded proteins enter the barrel where they are refolded when GroES binds) — its product is MAKKILYYEEARRALERGMDILAEAVAVTLGPKGRNVVLEKKFGAPQIVNDGVTIAKEIELEDHVENTGVALIRQAASKTNDVAGDGTTTATVLAHAMVKEGLRNVAAGANPIALKRGIDKATNFVVEKIASHARQVEDSKAIAQVASISAGNDEEVGQMIAAAMDKVGKEGVISLEEGKSTSTELEVTEGMRFDKGYISPYFATDPERMETVLEEALLLITDKKIALVQDLVPVLEQVARAGRPLVIIAEDIEKEALATLVVNKLRGVLNVAAVKAPGFGDRRKAMLQDIAVLTGGQVISEETGSKLDSVRMEMLGKARRVNITKDHTTLIAEGNEVAVKARCEQIRKQIEETDSSYDKEKLQERLAKLAGGVAVIKVGAATETEMKDKKLRLEDAINATKAAVEEGIVPGGGTTLAHLAPELESWAKGTLTNEELTGALIVSRALTAPLMRIAENAGVNGAVIADQVKDKAFDVGYDAAQGTYSNMIEAGIVDPAKVTRSALQNAASIAGMVLTTECIVVDKPEPKDKAPSAPGGGDFDY
- a CDS encoding ParA family protein, which encodes MTAPIIAFFNNKGGVGKTSLVYHLAWMYFDLGLKVIAADLDPQANLTAAFLNEDRLEEVWEGSNTHSYNTIFQCVRPLLSGIGDIATPNSEKIEDGLSLLIGDLQLSGFEDELSSQWSDCLDRKERAFRVISAFWRVLSQAASSASADVVLVDLGPNLGAINRAALIASDYIVVPLSPDIFSLQGLKNLGPTVRRWREEWQERILKNPVSNLALPTGKMQPVGYVILQHGVRFDRPVKAFQKWIERIPDIYNTQVIQEPNEIILTPSSDPNRLALLKHYQSLMPMAQESHKPIFHLKPADGAIGSHIDAVKLVYWDFKDLAQKIADRTELLLPDSQPTLEPELK
- a CDS encoding type I glyceraldehyde-3-phosphate dehydrogenase — translated: MIKVAINGFGRIGRNFLRCWAGRATTGLEVVAINDTSDPKINAHLLKYDSMLGRWDAQITSDENSITVNGKTCKCYSDRNPENLPWKALGIDLIIEATGVFVDEKGASKHLNAGAKKVMITAPGKGAGIGTFVMGVNHTDYDHQQHHIISNASCTTNCLAPVVKVIHEQFGIVKGMMTTTHSYTGDQRLLDSSHRDLRRARAAAVNIVPTSTGAAKAVGLVLPELNGKLNGIAFRVPTPNVSLADLVVEVSQPTIAEEVNAALKQASEGALQGILGYNEEPLVSSDYRGTDTSSIVDAALTMVMDGTLVKVVAWYDNEWGYSQRVVDLAEYVAHNWVA